From Pseudomonas fluorescens, one genomic window encodes:
- a CDS encoding NAD-dependent succinate-semialdehyde dehydrogenase, with translation MLKNRLKDPSLLAELAYVDGQWIGADDGATLDVIDPASGELLARVPAMQGGETRRAIEAADKAWPAWRARPAAERAALLERWYQAMIDNLDDLALIMTSEQGKPLNEAKGEIRYGAGFVKWFAEEARRVYGETMPAPSGDRRLLTLKQPVGVCAAITPWNFPNAMITRKCAPALAAGCPIIVKPSDLTPLSALALAVLAERVGIPAGVFNVLSGMPAGIGEELTGNPTVRKISFTGSTAVGRLLMRQSAEHIKRLSLELGGNAPFIVFDDADLEQAVAGIMLSKFRNAGQTCVCANRILVQDGIYERFAQRLVEEVGKLRVGNGLEADVTIGPLINQAAVSKVARHIDDALSQGAQLLCGGIPRGDGQFVQPTVLGDAHAGMLLANEETFGPVAPLMRFTDEAEALALANATPYGLGAYYFTQDLRRSWRFGEALEFGMVGLNTGIISMEVAPFGGIKQSGLGREGSKYGLDEYLEVKAFHIGGL, from the coding sequence ATGCTCAAGAATCGTTTGAAAGACCCCAGCCTTTTGGCGGAGCTCGCCTATGTCGACGGGCAGTGGATTGGCGCCGATGACGGTGCGACTCTGGATGTCATCGACCCGGCCAGCGGCGAACTGCTCGCTCGCGTGCCGGCGATGCAAGGCGGGGAAACCCGGCGTGCCATCGAGGCGGCGGACAAGGCCTGGCCTGCCTGGCGTGCACGTCCGGCGGCGGAGCGCGCGGCGCTGCTGGAGCGCTGGTATCAAGCCATGATCGACAACCTCGATGACCTGGCGCTGATCATGACCAGTGAACAGGGCAAGCCGTTGAACGAGGCCAAGGGCGAGATTCGTTATGGCGCCGGCTTCGTCAAATGGTTTGCCGAAGAGGCTCGGCGGGTCTACGGCGAAACCATGCCGGCCCCCAGTGGCGACCGTCGATTGTTGACCCTCAAGCAACCGGTGGGTGTCTGCGCGGCAATCACCCCGTGGAACTTCCCCAACGCGATGATCACTCGCAAGTGCGCTCCGGCACTGGCTGCCGGCTGCCCGATCATCGTCAAGCCGTCTGACCTGACGCCGCTCTCGGCGCTCGCACTGGCGGTACTGGCCGAACGCGTCGGGATTCCGGCCGGGGTGTTCAACGTGCTGAGCGGCATGCCCGCCGGCATTGGCGAAGAGCTGACCGGCAACCCGACCGTGCGTAAGATTTCGTTCACCGGCTCCACCGCCGTGGGCCGCTTGCTGATGCGTCAGAGCGCAGAACACATCAAGCGCTTGAGCCTGGAGCTGGGCGGCAACGCGCCGTTCATTGTCTTTGACGATGCGGACCTTGAACAGGCCGTGGCCGGGATCATGCTCAGCAAGTTTCGCAACGCCGGGCAGACCTGTGTCTGCGCCAATCGGATCCTGGTGCAGGACGGAATCTATGAGCGCTTCGCCCAACGGCTGGTCGAGGAAGTCGGCAAGCTGCGTGTCGGCAATGGCCTGGAAGCCGATGTGACCATCGGCCCGCTGATCAATCAGGCCGCCGTGAGCAAAGTCGCGCGGCACATCGACGATGCCCTGAGCCAGGGCGCGCAATTGCTGTGCGGCGGTATTCCACGCGGCGACGGTCAATTCGTGCAGCCGACGGTGTTGGGCGATGCCCATGCCGGCATGCTCCTGGCCAATGAGGAAACCTTCGGCCCGGTGGCGCCGTTGATGCGTTTCACCGACGAAGCCGAAGCCCTCGCGCTGGCCAATGCCACGCCTTACGGTCTGGGTGCCTACTATTTCACTCAGGATCTGCGGCGCTCCTGGCGGTTCGGCGAGGCGCTTGAGTTCGGCATGGTCGGCCTCAATACCGGGATCATTTCCATGGAGGTCGCGCCGTTCGGCGGCATCAAGCAATCGGGCCTGGGTCGCGAAGGCAGCAAATACGGCCTGGACGAATACCTTGAAGTCAAAGCCTTCCACATCGGCGGCTTGTAA
- the argE gene encoding acetylornithine deacetylase, whose translation MKPRVLEILTRLMAFDTVSSESNMALIEYVRDLLLSKGIESLIVKDATAKKANLFASTGPQDKPGILLSGHTDVVPAAGQAWTFPAFAATVQDGRIYGRGSCDMKGFIALAIDAMLEAADHSLSRPLQLALSHDEEIGCVGVRRLLDVLHLAPVRPFLCLIGEPTNMQFVLGHKGKGSYRTYCRGLEAHSSLAPLSVNAIHVASDFIALLRQSQQQLQAEGARDGDYDVPYSTVHVGQIGGGRALNIVPNLCTLDFEVRNLPGDDLEQILAQMQEGAEMIVREAKKLSSVAAIEIETLNVYPGLDTHPSVEAVRFLKNFAAPDTATSKVSFGTEGGLFRQRLDVPVVVCGPGSIEQAHKPDEFIEISQMQAGERFLGGLLGSLKL comes from the coding sequence ATGAAACCCCGTGTACTGGAAATTCTCACACGCCTGATGGCCTTCGACACGGTCTCTTCGGAGTCGAACATGGCCCTGATCGAGTATGTGCGCGATCTGCTGCTGAGCAAGGGCATCGAGTCGCTGATCGTCAAGGATGCCACCGCGAAGAAGGCCAACCTGTTCGCCAGTACCGGCCCGCAGGACAAGCCGGGGATACTGCTCTCCGGACACACCGACGTGGTGCCGGCGGCCGGCCAGGCCTGGACCTTTCCCGCCTTTGCAGCGACGGTGCAGGATGGACGGATTTACGGGCGTGGCAGTTGCGACATGAAGGGCTTCATTGCCCTGGCCATCGACGCCATGCTCGAGGCGGCCGACCATTCCCTGAGCCGACCGCTGCAACTGGCGTTGTCCCACGACGAAGAGATCGGCTGTGTGGGTGTGCGGCGCTTGCTGGACGTGCTGCACCTGGCACCGGTGCGGCCGTTTTTGTGTTTGATCGGTGAGCCGACCAACATGCAGTTCGTCCTCGGGCACAAGGGCAAGGGCTCGTACCGAACCTACTGTCGGGGCCTGGAGGCGCATTCCTCGCTGGCGCCGCTGTCGGTCAACGCGATTCACGTGGCCAGCGACTTTATCGCGCTGTTGCGCCAGAGCCAGCAGCAGTTGCAAGCCGAGGGCGCGCGGGATGGCGATTACGATGTGCCTTACAGCACGGTGCATGTCGGGCAGATCGGCGGCGGTCGTGCGCTGAACATCGTGCCCAACCTGTGCACCCTGGATTTCGAGGTGCGCAACTTGCCGGGCGATGACCTGGAGCAGATTCTGGCGCAGATGCAGGAAGGCGCCGAGATGATTGTGCGCGAAGCCAAAAAGCTCTCCAGCGTGGCGGCCATCGAGATTGAAACCCTCAATGTCTATCCCGGCCTGGATACTCACCCGAGCGTCGAAGCAGTGCGCTTCCTGAAAAACTTCGCGGCGCCGGATACCGCGACGTCCAAGGTCTCTTTCGGCACCGAAGGCGGCTTGTTCCGGCAGCGTCTGGATGTGCCGGTGGTGGTCTGTGGCCCGGGTTCGATCGAGCAGGCACACAAGCCGGACGAGTTTATCGAAATCAGCCAGATGCAGGCCGGGGAGCGTTTCCTGGGTGGGTTGCTCGGTTCGCTGAAACTGTAG
- a CDS encoding NAD(P)/FAD-dependent oxidoreductase, with protein sequence MSPQKSDVLIIGGGLMGAASAFFLRQRGQSVTLLERDQIGQYASGVNFGNVRRQGRYLGQLELANRSWALWKRLPELIDDDLEFIASGHMRVCYREDEIPELEAYAAAPEAAQLDLKIYRGAELHQRFPFLGPDVKGGSYAPHDGHANPRLAAPAFARAARRLGARIEEQTEVAEVQKVGGEFRVSTTDGRQFCAAQLLITAGAWGQKLSEQFGEPVPLDTHGPQMAVTEPVPYALPTVIGVYTKIPEEVIYFRQIARGNIVIGGGYRSKPDMLNRRAYVEPRSILNQIRQMRRLLPGAENLNIIRVWSGIESYLPDSLPIMGPSGKVDGLYYAFGFCGHGFQLGPGVGDVMAELISTGSTSTLIEPFSIRRFAHLAEQRSQAS encoded by the coding sequence ATGAGTCCGCAAAAAAGCGATGTGCTGATTATCGGCGGTGGCCTCATGGGCGCGGCCTCGGCGTTTTTCCTGCGCCAACGCGGACAGTCCGTGACCCTGCTGGAGCGCGACCAGATCGGTCAGTACGCCAGCGGTGTGAACTTCGGCAATGTCCGGCGCCAGGGGCGCTACCTGGGGCAACTGGAATTGGCCAACCGTTCCTGGGCACTGTGGAAGCGCTTGCCGGAACTGATCGACGATGACCTGGAATTCATCGCCAGCGGCCACATGCGGGTGTGTTATCGCGAAGACGAAATCCCTGAGCTGGAGGCCTATGCCGCTGCACCGGAAGCGGCGCAGCTGGACCTGAAAATCTATCGCGGCGCCGAGTTGCACCAGCGTTTTCCGTTCCTCGGGCCGGACGTCAAGGGTGGCTCCTATGCCCCCCACGATGGTCACGCCAATCCACGTCTGGCCGCCCCGGCGTTTGCCCGGGCGGCACGGCGACTCGGCGCACGCATCGAAGAGCAGACGGAAGTGGCCGAAGTGCAGAAGGTCGGCGGCGAGTTCCGCGTGAGCACCACCGATGGTCGTCAGTTCTGCGCTGCCCAGTTGCTGATCACCGCCGGTGCGTGGGGGCAGAAACTGTCCGAGCAGTTCGGCGAACCGGTGCCGCTCGACACCCACGGCCCACAGATGGCGGTCACCGAGCCGGTGCCCTATGCCTTGCCGACGGTGATCGGGGTGTACACCAAAATTCCCGAGGAAGTGATTTATTTCCGCCAGATTGCCCGTGGCAACATCGTCATCGGCGGCGGCTATCGCAGTAAACCGGACATGCTCAATCGTCGGGCATACGTTGAGCCGCGCAGCATCCTCAACCAGATCCGGCAGATGCGTCGCCTGCTGCCAGGCGCCGAGAACCTCAACATCATCCGGGTCTGGAGCGGCATCGAAAGCTATCTGCCGGACTCGCTGCCGATCATGGGCCCCAGTGGCAAGGTCGATGGTTTGTACTACGCCTTCGGCTTCTGCGGACACGGCTTCCAGCTGGGCCCGGGGGTGGGTGACGTGATGGCTGAGCTGATCAGCACGGGCAGTACCAGCACCTTGATCGAGCCGTTCTCGATTCGCCGATTTGCCCACTTAGCCGAGCAGCGGAGCCAAGCCTCATGA